In Brachyhypopomus gauderio isolate BG-103 chromosome 18, BGAUD_0.2, whole genome shotgun sequence, the sequence GCCCCGCGTGGCGTGGAACCCCCAGAGGCAGGGGCCCCATGGGTGGAGCAAGGCTGCTGCAGGAGCAGTCGCACCTCGGGCAGGGGGGCCTGAGCAGACACGAGCGCCCCTAGCAGGGTGAGGCTGGACACACGCACGTTCACATCTGCAGAGAGGGGACGGCCAAGTCAGAGAGGCGGAAATGTATATAATTGGAATTTTTATGACTGATGTTATGACTGCAATTCCCATTTCAATGATGTTGACATTTGGATTAAGCTGCACAAGTGTATTCATGGTCCAAAAAGTCTACAAATCATACAAGTCACAAGGAAACAATCAGATAAAATGAAACATCATAAATGAAACTTGATAATAATGATATAATGACAACAATAATGTTTAAAACTGCTCTATAAGCAGCTGGTTAGAAAATTACATCCTCTATAAATGCCTCTCAGTATGAACTCCACTGATGATTCAGCCCTATGGTGCAGTTCTATGAGTGGGTGGAAGTATGTGGCCCACCTCTGTGCCGGACATACGGGCGGATCTGTTTCCACAGAGGGCTGAGCAGGCCGGGCCTGAGACGGCTGTAGGGTACGTTGGACACCAAGTGGGCGAAGCactgaaacacagcacacagctcaTTATAAAAAAAGACCTTGGGCATAGGATgtgacgtgtgtctgtgtgtgtttaaaatattacacacaaaaacacacacacacacacacacacacacactcactgtagaAATAAATAATCTATGACAGTCAAGAGTCTATGTAAAGTGAAATCTCAAGAGCAGCATGCTGTATAAACTCTCCTGTGCGTGTGGGcgagtgtttgtgcgtgtgggcgagtgtttgtgcatgtgggcgagtgtttgtgcatgtgggcgagtgtttgtgcgtgtgggcgcgtgtttgtgcgtgtgggtgggcgtttgtgcgtgtgggtgagtgtttgtgcgtgtgggtgagtgtttgtgcgtgtgggtgagtgtttgtgcgtgtgggtgagtgtttgtgtgtgtgggcgagtgtttgtgtgtgtgggcgagtgtttgtgcgtgtgggtgGGCGTTTGTGCGTGTGGGTGGGCGTTTGTGCGTGCGTCTCTCCACCTTTATGACCTGCGTGAGCGTCTGGGAGGAGGACTCTGACAGCAGGGCCAGCAGGAGGCCGCGGTGGAGCTCCCTTATGCTGGCCGCCAGCGTGGCCGAGAACGGCGTGAAGGCCTGTCTGGGAGCGCCGGTGTCCTCCGCCGCCGACAAGAACTGGCGCGAGCCTTCCAGAAGAGCGGAGAGGACCTGCAGGGAGCCGGCGCGCGCCTGCGGGGGGTCACGGCCACGGGAGCAGAGTGACACGGCAAGTGAGCAGGGTAGCGTGACCGGCGAGTGTCGTGGGGTTGGGAGGTGTGGCTCACTGCGGCACCTTAGGGGACAGGTCTTTGAGGGCGATGCTGAGAAGGGTCAACGATGGGGGGCTTCCCACACCAGGGGTGTCTGGAACAAAGGAGGACCAGTAGCCGTACAGCACCTTCTTCTCCACGCACTTCACCGTCGCCAGGAAGCAGTGCAGGGCGCCCTGCCGCACGCGAGCGTGGTAAAGCCTTGGAGAGACAACATACCAGTTACATGGCAGAACGGTGTCATTCAAGCTCACAGTGGTGCAACCACCGATGCTGCTATGGCTAAAATAAAAGAAAGCTAACAAGCCACCATGTAGCATGTAGTATGACAATTTGCCCCACACCTGAGTTTCGACTGCATGCCTCCCTCGGGATCGGAGAACTCGGAATCAGAACTGCTTTTCTTCCAAGGGGGACAGAGCTGGGCACCAACACCTGGCAGACTGGGCGGTGTGAGGTGggcaggtgggcggggctgctCAGCCGGGCCCTTCCCCCGCACCTCCCCCACGTCTCCCCCGCACCTCGGGTCTtcatcctccccctcctcctgacCTCCGTTCCCTCCCTCCGCCCTGGCTTTCTTCCCTCTCCCACGGGACTTTCGTTTTTTACTCGGATGGGTCTGCAGCGAACAGACAGGAGGTACAGAGGTCACAACTCCCTCTCCAGTCCTCACCAAGTGACTTTTACAGCTAATGACTTTTAGAGTCAAGCACGAGCATGTGCTGGTTCAAACTGCACCATAAATACTACGTTTCCCAGCGTACCGCTGTTGTTTGCCTCTGTGCTGACACGTCCTGTGGAGGTTCAGCTCTGACTGTAGGAATGGTTTCGTACTGAGGGAGGGGGGCTGGGTACAAAACTCGAGGCATCTCCACATTTATCCCTGGCAGCCCATAAAACATATATTTCTGCCAAAAGACACAAGACCATTAAGGCAACAAAGTCAGTGTACCTTAATATCAGGTGAAATTAAATTCACAAGTTATAACTAGCAAAAATATTAAAGAAACTTGCCGGTACTCTTTTATTTTACCATGAGAATATCAAGAAGAATATTATTACTACAGAGATAAAGGGAGACTAAATGGAACCGATGAATTTCAACTATACAGTTTAAGTACAGCAAATGTGGCCACAGTTCTATTTTGATTTTTGAATGAGTCTATAAAAAGTGCAGCTGCGGCTACGATATGTCACCTTGATCACAGCCAGTAAGGAGCCCAGCTCCTGATCAGGACTAGCTCTCCATTTCTCCCCACTCAGAAAATATTGCAAGCCCTTTAAGGCACTCTGCAGCAGCTGCGAGGAGGCAAAAGAAATGGTCTAAATTCATATAAAACGTAAGAAATTGGGTGTCTTACTTATAAAAGAAACCactgcaaaaacaaacaactaaGTACTTACTGTACAGAAGGCTATTTCCTCCACACCAGGAGACTTTGGGGACTGAAGTGTCTGTATGAATATTCTGTAACATATGTGCTTATATGGTTCCTCTAAATAAGGGTGACCTGGGATTCTAACACAGatgaacacataaacacagatgcacacaagcAAACACGCAAAACTGTATCTCATTTTCCTAGTAATTAGTATCTTTTATTGATTTAAACATTACTTGAAAACGAGTTTTTGGACTCTAAGAGCATTTGATATTCCTGACGgagccctttaataaatctgtaATTAATTATTCAAGAGTACTAATGCCTAGGTTGTATTTCTGTATAAATACATACTTTGCCTTTTTATTaacttttttattcatttaaaataaCTAACCCAAGACAAAGGTTGGCCATGCAATGCACAGCAGAGCGCCGTAGTTCTAAGTCAGTCTGACAGGAATCGCTGTAGTTTAGAAGGATACCATTTTGTCCCAGAAGCTGTGGAAGATGCTAGAAGAAAAGGAGTAAGCTCAATTATGGGTGTTAAACAGACAGTATCACAACAAATGACTGAATCATACTTCAGCCTCCATTCCTGTCTGAATAACTCTTACCTGCTGGCACCTGGGTCCATTTCCATACACCAGTGATGAAAGGGCAAGCAGTATCTCTGTGTGAGTCCACGAGCTGCATGTTCGCAATGCACGTGTGCAGTATGACACAAGAGTGTGGAGTGTCTGCACATCAGCAATCACCTGCCAAGAAGCTCAATCTTAAGTCTTcaagcaaggcccttaaccccaTTGTATATAATCATAACTCTAAGTCGCTTTGGATAAAATCATcagccaaatgccataaatgtaagtAACACATCAGCAACAATATCAATCTATTTTTAATCATAACGTACCTGTAACTGATTTAGCAGCTGATGAGTCAACTGGCACAGTTTAATGACAAGGTGTTCCTGGCTGTGAGGAACCAGTCGGCTTGCATGAACGAGCAGAGAACATACGTCCTAAGTGACAAGAGGAGTGTTATTATAATCCAGGTAAAAGTTACACTCGGGACCTCAAACTGTCAGACTGCTATTTTGAAGGAGCTACAATTAACAAACGGCCTCTGTCCACGTTTGAGTTGTTAGCTAGTTGTTGCCTTTGCATGGTTTAGTTATTTAGCTAGCTTAGGTGTTAAATGAATATACTAGCTAGACGGTTAGCCTTAGGTGTTTCTAGCTGTGAtttaaaaagacagaaaaatataaaatgtaagttAAAAATTACTTCTGGTCGTATGTTTTCATTGGTAAAACTGCTGCTGTGATTTTCGGAGATCAGCTGGTCGAACAGCAGGTTCAGTTCGGTTTTGAAGCTTGGACTGTCAGAGGGTCTGAGGGCTCTTAATTTGCTGAAGAGTCGGCTGAACTGTTCTCCGGCGGCAGATGAAGGAGTGAGCTCAGCTTCCATAGTTAAGTGCAAACCTTTTTGTGCTGCTTTAAATGGAAGTAATGCAGGCTGATGATATCCAGTTAAATCTAAATCAGAAGGGCGAAGAGAGCTCGAAGTTACCCTAACGGCCATCTTCGTGGGGTCAAAAATAGATGCTATGGTGACAGGAATACACATCCGATGTCAATCGGAAGTTGTACATATTCAATCTAAAAGTCACGTATTCTTAACATGTATACAGTATTGAAGATTGTTCTGTATATGTGACGTTAGAGAAATACACTTTACACCTGCAGTGTATTATGGCTttatatacattttaataacTTAAAATTGTCACAATAAACAGGCTAACCATAAACcacaataaacaaataaaccatAGCTGTTAGTAAACTCATTTTAAACTCAAATGTATGGTAATGATTGTTTACACACTATTACCCTGTTTACAGACACATGGGAAAGGTTAGGGTTCCTGATAGGGTTATTCAGGACAATTTTTCTACCaaaaaaaatagttttttttttttacacctgATCTACTCTAAATGTGTACAGTAAAATCAAAATTCTGAGAAACAACATTTGACAATGGCCTTTCATTGTATTAGATTAAAGTTACTATGCAAATTTCATTTTAAGTGAACATTTGTATCTTTTTCATTCCCTTCAGCACATCCCCAAGAATAAGACTTTTTATGATGatgtatcatttatttaatATTACTTAAAGGCAGCAGtcaaagcattttatacaacTTCAGTGCAAAAACAAAATTTTTACTTCAAGAAACACTAAAAAAAATATAATCTGCCAAAACTACAGCAACCACAGAAGCGCCATTTTTGTATTGCAACATATACAAATTAAATATTGTACATGGTCCATGCACTTATGCATAGCCTCTATAGCTATTTTTTCAAGAagagttaagtgtgtgtgtgtgcgcatgtgtgttgtggtgtcagTCATTAGTGCATCACAGTCCAGGTTTGGAGCTGAAGCTCAAGTTGAGATGAAGGCTGGCTCTCAGCCTGATTTAAACAACAGAATGGCTACTTGGCCAAGGTAGAAGTAGATGAAGTGCTTCGTTTCATGTGTCACATAGCTGCCGAAGTTACGTCCCACAATGCAATGCCACGTGGGATTGTACTTCTTGTCAAACTCCTGTTGATGCAAAAATATTCAGGAAAAACCTCATTTGTCTTTCAATTAAAAGGAGAAACTCAGACCTCAACATAAACATCTTCGTCAAGACTACAACATCGTTCAACACAAACACCAATGCCCATTTAGCATCAACCATGTTACCTTTTTGATGTATGCAGCAATGTCTTTCTCAATGTTGTACTTCTCCATGGCTTGAGTGGCACAGTCCACTGCATCTTGCTGCATGTCCTCAGACATGTCAGCATTCTTTATCACTGCCTTCCGGTCAGTCATGATGTCTAAAACACAGAAAGGTACAAAGTTAGGGTTGCAAAAGTAATGTCAGCAGATCCACACAGCAGTGAATGAAATGAGATAATGTAAATATACAAAGCAAGACCTGCGTCAGCACTGCTGGCATTCTGGGAAATTTCACGTCACTGTTTTCTGGGTACTGCATTTTTCTATGCAAAGCTTTGTGAAGTAGACAGTTCCAGGTAACATAAAACATCGGCTAACCTGTTTCATCATCTTTTTGCTTTCTGCTGACTGAGCCATAGCCAGATCTGGGCACATTAGAGCTCCTATCACACCAGATCTGTAATCTTTGAAAGCCAAGTCTGCACATGCATATTCTATTGTATATGGCCACATTTTCTTCCCTGGCTGGTGCGTCACTTGGCAAAAGGTCAAGTGGGAATTATCATCTTTTCCTGCAACCAACTGCAGCCCACCCTACCAACAGGTGGCACATTAAACAGCTGTGACTCAAACATTAGTCCAACTTCAAGGGCCAACCTCTGCCATGCTCAGATGCATCTTCAACAATTCTTTGCAAACAGTTTAGCTTTAATATTAGATTAGAGgaagaaaaagacaaaaatctAACATTCTTCCAGAGACAATGTCTGGAGTGTGAAAATACAATGTCTGAAGTGTGAAAGTacaagtttaaaaaaaaagaaaaaaaaaaaagcagaaaTGAAAACGAACCAATTTAAATGCCACATTAAGCTTAGGTGTACAATAAATGATGTCCCACAGAAAAAAAGGTTGCAAATGGAGGCAGGCAACAGCAACCATTGCAGGTTCTTCACCTGTAAAAATTTCCAGTACAAGGTCTCTTAACATGGCCAGGTATCCCAAGGCCCAATACCAGCATCCTCACTGCATATGATGGTCCCAGCAGGTTTTGCTCCTGAAATCCCTTTCTTGAAGAAGGCATGTTGTAGAAAGAAGAAATCTGGGACAGTTTCGACTCTTACTCTGCCCATCATTACAGGAAAGAGATTTTTTCCCTGAAATTTTCCATCGAACCTCCCGTGGTAAGGAATCACACAATCTGAAAGTGGTGGTCAAATTTCACAGGCCTGCATCAGGACACTTATACCTCCGAGACACTTCAACATGGTGAAGGTTCGCGAGAACACGCAAACGGATGAGAAGTGGCAAAGCAGAGGACATAAGGATGACTTTGGGATGGGGCCTGCATTTGCTAGGGTACATTGCACATATTCAGAAACTGAATCCATACCAGTATTTTGAACAATTTCAATTAGTACTAAAGATTTAGATGCAGGTTACCAGTGTCACATTATAAAAGTGAAAATGTGCAGTACTAAAAGCACCACCCAATGCTTGGTGCAATTTTGTCATGGAACATCTATTAGAATACACCAAGCACTTTAGCTGTGCTTTAATAAATCTGGAAGGTGCTCCATAGACTTAGCACTTCTGATaagtatattttaaaataacagcTAATATCAGCTACTATGCATCTCAAAttgtaatttctttattaaCAAGTGTGGCTTTTAAAGTTAAGTTTTAAGCTGCTGTTTGAGGGGAGAAAAATTAAAATGAACAATTCTTTGCATTTTCCTGCCTGCCTAAGAAATCCAGCTCTCAAATAATTTGGGACTCGAACGTGACAAACCTAGAAAAAATATGTGTATGCCTGGATGTTACTGATGTGGAGAATCCAGAGTAAAGCCAGCCTGGGATCCATCAGAGTTTACACAGTCATCTACCTTCCCAGTCATCCATTTAAAGAACTAGTGCAGCTACCAAAAAAGAAACGAACACTTATGATTTGACAAAAAGGAGGCCACCTCAGTCAACTCCCTCCTCAAAAGACTCTGTGGCTCTCCCATGTTCAGCCCAGGAGATGAACATAATGCTGACCGAACCCAAGCTGTGAAAATAAGGTGAAATATTTGGCTTTACACATCAGTAACAAAACAAGATTTAAATGTtgagatatatattttttatcaaAAGCATTGATTTTGTAATCCATGACCACAGTTAGGCTGCATCTATCCAAAAATACTTTCTGAAATTTCCTGCAAGTTTCAATGAGCAGTGTGCGTTTAGGTAGTAGTACAATACCATTATGTGCTTTGCTTTTTTTAGCCAACTAGTTGCTTCCTTAGGTATGGTCCATCACTGCATGTCTCGTTTGAATtgcagtgtgtgtagcaggATGAGTATTAGACATCCGGGCCGTTCTGATCAAAAGTTAACGTAACGGCACGTGTGGTCTGAGGTGATTAATGCAGACTCATAAGCCAGAACATGGCTATTTACCTCTTATCCATCCAAGTAGTTCAACAAGAACAATTCTAAAAATCTacacaaaagtaaaaaaaaaaaaaaaaaaaaaaaaaaaaaaaaaaggttaagAGTACTGTATTAACAAAAGGTGACATAAACCATGCGATGATGTTCTGTGCATCTGTTCACAATTGCACGTCTCAGAAATTACATAATATCATTTCCTCGATACTTCAGTCACAGAAGCACCTTGCTTTCAACTTTGGATAAATGTGGTGCTCTCCAGGGGGACGAAAACGTTACCTCGCGTTAAGTAGAATCTAGCGGTTTTCCCTGTATATTCAAAGCCAACGACGAATTAATGCACCACCTGCTACTTGTTTACTGCGTTAAATGCCGGTATACTCGCTGCCATTTCGTGGCACATATGCATGTCATGCTTTGGTCCGGCACTTCTTTAAAAATGTCAACAGGCGTAGAAACATTATATTCCCACATAACCACTTCACATGCATGCGTGCAATCAACAAAATGTCAAACTGCTTACCCTGTTTTGATGGTTCTAGATTAATGCACTGTTTTGTTCAGGTTTGTCTCGATATGACGTGCCACACGCTTAATATACTGACGACTAGTCAACTCGCAACAACGTCCATGCGGCGCCTCGGCTTGTAGCTCGTATTCAGCTACGTTTCATGAAAAACCACCTGCCCCACCTACCATACTGCACCGACTCATTCATTGGCTAAAACGTTGCCTCTCTCTGCATGTTACAAGGGTTTTTCACTAGCTTCCCACTCTCCGCGTTTTATTTCATCCCACAATGCATTAGGGGCGAGGCGACAATCAGAGGACATGCTTGAGAGCATCTGTTCCTTCTTCCTAACGTGTGGGAACAAGGTGTTTGACCAAACGCGCATCGGTTATTAATGTTCAGCGCAAAAAGTTTGTCCTTGCTCATTTTCACAGGAATTGATTAGCGTTTATTTAAAACGCCACATGAAATATGTTGTGCATTTCTCCGCAATCTGGTTTCTTATGATTGATGAACTAGCGTTTCACCGTACGAGCTTTGGTATTGAGTAGGCGTCCCTCTAGCCTTAAGTGTTCAAAATAATAACGTTTTGCATTCAGTCGCTTTCAATGTATATCGGCGAACACAAGTTCGTCCACTAAGTTGCATTCTGACTGAGGAAGACCTAATGTCAGTGAAATCTGACCTCTACAGCATTCATTTATCATTCATGGACAGTGTATCAATTTACATGCAGTTCTGCAACAATACTTGATACCTTTATCCTAGCTTTTGCAAGAAATTAGATTTGTGAATATCCATAATGAAAATGAAGCtaagcatttttttttaaatactggTTTATCATGACGTTCTGCAGTGTACTGGAAACGATGGGTGTTAAAAGATCTTTTTGCTATGAAAATATGAGACCAAACGCAGTAGAAGAACACTCCCACACATACTGGATTTTCAAACTTTATTTTAAGggagagggaaaaaaagagaaaaaaacactACAAGCAATCAAAATTAGCCAACCGAGGAAAAACCACCAATTCCAACAGCAATTGCCTAAAAATTTAGATGCACTTTGTATATTTGAATCCCTAAATAAACTACAAAATCCCCATCAAAATGAGTCTCCCAGACCACCCTCCCCAAACCCTATACCCTCCTATTTACCAATCTCCTCACGTGGATTCCATCCAAAGCAACTGATCCGGCCTCCTGGTTCCTGGCATTGCTCCACTTTATACCAAAATCTCATAAAACAAAAACGACTGCAGGATCCCTTCAGTGTGCGCATCTTTGGTCTGGCtccacaaaaataaacaaaaatttttttaatttggTTCAACAAAAGCCAATTAAAAAGCCAGGTTTTCCGCTTTATGTTAACTCCAATAACTGCGGtttggtgagggggtgtggggttggGATCCTCTCCTATGGTTCCCGCTCCCGGTAAATTGATCGCGCTCCATGTATGTATCCATCCTtatcctaatcctaatcctgcTCCTGATCCTGAACTGATCCAATGATCCGGCTCCAAGGATCGGGAAACAGAGAGCCCCTCCTCCAATCCAAACCTTTGAATACCAGCAAAATCAAAAAGAGGGAGGCAACAAGTTAGAATCACAGCTAAATCAAAAGCTTGTGTGTGCATCCATCAATATTTCTAAGAGCATAGGAGCGATTTTTTCCTTTTCAGAGTACAATGGTACCAGACTACAATATGCTCCAACAAAATCATTAAGCACCACATTAACATTACATTGTTATTATCGCTGACAATAAAAAAGCAAACAATTCCTTTGCAGATTAGCAGTTGACATTGGTACAAATGCACAAAGCAAACCTTCCTCCATCAGTATCTACTGAGATGTTTCTGCCTGGATGCTCTACAGTGGCACAGTCCCAGTCCAGTTCAGATGACAGGCAAAATGTTTTGTATTTTGGAtaagcaaaaaataataatagtaaaaaaatgCTGACCTGATGTATGCACGAGCATGGCAACATTCAGACAAAGAACACATGCATGCTTGGCAGAAATGACCAGTGAAAGTAAAATAAGAGGGAAGGGGTTCTGTAACGGGAGGGTAAATGGCAAAGCAAAAACTAATGTGTTACTTCACTAAGAAATTTTTGAATACTGAACATCTTGagggaaaaaatatatatattcctgGCATTTTTATTGAAGGTGTCTAAATCCGCTTGTTGTCATACCATTGCCAAAATTGAAatgcctgctcctcctcctccaaaaACGCTTTATCCTAATATGAATGAACTGTGCTTCACAATCCTTTATTCCAAAGATTTCTTTAATCCTGCTCCTCTGTTGTCTATAGAAAGACACACGAAAAGGTAAAAATAGAACAGTTTTGCAACAAAAATCCTAACCAACCAAATAAAACCCCAAATTCTCCCACCCCCACCAAAACCCAATGCTAACAAAAAACATACAGTGGCAGATTCCTCAAACATTACATTCTTAAGCATTTTAACATCTCCCTTGTCTAACATATGTACAAATGAGGGGTATGGAAATCCAGTTAAAATGTAGATGCAGAACAAAAGACAAAGGGAAACAGTTAGGACAAAACACTAGGAAGGGACTTAAGAAGACTAGAGGAAGACAAGGGAACTCCCACTTCGCAACACCTTATTGTTACGCAAAgacttaagaaaaaaaaaattaatttcttGTAAATTTGGCTGCTAACCAAAGAAGGTAAACTGGGACCATGGGAAGACGAAACAAGTCAAGAGAGTAATGAAGTACAACAGTGGGTCCAGCAGAGGGTGACACAGGGTGTATGGTTGTGGCTTGCAAACTAGCTGTAATGTGGGTGCTTAGGTGCGGGATCGAGAACGGCTGTGCCGGGGCGAGTAACGTGGAGATCCTCGGCTACGGCGCGGAGAGTAGCTGCGGCTACGGCTGTTGCTCCGGCTACGGCTCCTGCTGCGGCTGCGAGAGCGTGAACGCCCGTAACTTGGGCTGCGGGGGCCGTCCACCTTTACACGGATGTAAGCTGTCTCACCCTagggaacacacacaacagacctCTTTCGAACCAAGAATAAAGCATAGACGTCCTAATTCAGGAGTTACTTACCACTGGCTGACCTGAAACAAGTTATTTTAGtcctttgtgattttttttgctCATTCTAAAAATGCATCAGCTTCAAAAAGAGGGATTACATGAAGTGGGAGTTACTGGGATTTTGGTAACAGCACGGGAATGGAACGTCACACTAAGGTAATAAGTGGATTCCAAAGATACCAATAAGCTAACAGGTTTTCATGTGACAAATGTGCAGCCCAATAGCAAAATCACTTACATTCAAGTGAGCATCCTAATCCATCCATTGGATCCTCCTAGTCCATGTGGCTCCACCAAAGGTTTCTCAAATCAACCTTACCTTC encodes:
- the heatr6 gene encoding HEAT repeat-containing protein 6; this translates as MCIPVTIASIFDPTKMAVRVTSSSLRPSDLDLTGYHQPALLPFKAAQKGLHLTMEAELTPSSAAGEQFSRLFSKLRALRPSDSPSFKTELNLLFDQLISENHSSSFTNENIRPEDVCSLLVHASRLVPHSQEHLVIKLCQLTHQLLNQLQVIADVQTLHTLVSYCTRALRTCSSWTHTEILLALSSLVYGNGPRCQQHLPQLLGQNGILLNYSDSCQTDLELRRSAVHCMANLCLGIPGHPYLEEPYKHICYRIFIQTLQSPKSPGVEEIAFCTLLQSALKGLQYFLSGEKWRASPDQELGSLLAVIKKYMFYGLPGINVEMPRVLYPAPLPQYETIPTVRAEPPQDVSAQRQTTATHPSKKRKSRGRGKKARAEGGNGGQEEGEDEDPRCGGDVGEVRGKGPAEQPRPPAHLTPPSLPGVGAQLCPPWKKSSSDSEFSDPEGGMQSKLRLYHARVRQGALHCFLATVKCVEKKVLYGYWSSFVPDTPGVGSPPSLTLLSIALKDLSPKARAGSLQVLSALLEGSRQFLSAAEDTGAPRQAFTPFSATLAASIRELHRGLLLALLSESSSQTLTQVIKCFAHLVSNVPYSRLRPGLLSPLWKQIRPYVRHRDVNVRVSSLTLLGALVSAQAPLPEVRLLLQQPCSTHGAPASGGSTPRGAPSGWRHPSRGEPDSASESGPESPCWLLQLCVALVTQPREEPHSDSDATGSASGSLEPSPVRLEALQVLAHLVKGYFPLAQTSLLELAQLSARCLGEQDASVQLHGAKLLEELGTGIIQQYRTEASQSETVSAVPVGQVVLFWSEVLTGPLIGALQNEQHPTLQTSACDTLSCILPQAFSQLPDKTQVLCITLLLGLTYSENSLVKAAAVRALGVYILFPCLREDVMFVADTANAILTALDDRSPNVRAKASWSLGNLTDTLIVNMEAVGLDFQEEISDMLLLKMLLSATQASADKDRVKSNAVRALGNLLHFLQPAHLSKPAFQLPLQHAMRALTDTVRGDTTMKVRWNACYALGNAFRNPGLPLGTAGWSEDAYSSLSTAVTSCRNFKVRIKSAAALSTPETRDRYGDARQFAEVWRSLAGALERSGDTEDFLEYRYCASLRAQLCHALLHLVALCRPHDLPAVAASLDGRSAPELRGFLVRYLCGDTPTPGRGDDDAAAQAEPRDGHRAMDRALSRLKELQAEATMDGASALDAVRGFLEDVARCCEDLKASDGPDTPPADRRPSQTLP
- the dynll2b gene encoding dynein, light chain, LC8-type 2b, translated to MTDRKAVIKNADMSEDMQQDAVDCATQAMEKYNIEKDIAAYIKKEFDKKYNPTWHCIVGRNFGSYVTHETKHFIYFYLGQVAILLFKSG